The Asterias rubens chromosome 1, eAstRub1.3, whole genome shotgun sequence genome segment cccatcGGGTATGACAGAGCGCTTTGTAAGAACTACATTAGTATTACCTTTCccccccaagtcctgtgaaaaaaagcgCACACGCATAATACTTGTTTGTTGTCTTTACTTAGTAAAGTCATTGTTTCATTGTAACAAGGATAttctataatataaaaaaaagaatgccattctggaaattaaaataaatcttgACAATAAGTGGCTTTAAAAGGGGGGAACTCGGCAGGAAACGTACCAAATTTATAGAGGGAGATGATTGGATAGAAGCCACCGGCGGGTTGTTCCATGGCCCTGTGGTAGAGGAGAGTGTCACCGATTGTACAATACACGACCACCACTTGAGAAGCTCGATCATCTGGTTGGTTCTTCTTGGGTGGGTAGACTATACCGAATCCTAGTCGATCGCCACTCTCTATTAATATTTGCAGCTTGGACTCTAATTGGGAGGGGAAATAATTGAGAATAGGTCAAGTctaatttcaaagtttcaaaaagaAAAGTTCGAGTGCATTGCACAAGAGCCAACAAGTccttttttaaatctttttttttatttatctatcAAGCTCTTGTACTCAGTTAGTGTTAACACACGATGTGCTACTTTGCTGTATAGATCAGTTCTTAGAGAACTTGTTTGCCCTTGATTCACTAAGCAAAGCTAATAGTCTCtgccaatagaccgatccattaggctctgcccacgacgcacgtatgagcaagaacacgtgagcctctccaatgcctttctgcacaactctgccgcgcgcgccaagcatacgcacacgcatgtcagaccttaTTTGTCAGaccttcgttgcattgtgattggtcagtacgcaatggggcggagcttaatggatcggtctatttccTACCTCCCCCAAGGCAGTCATtaacaagcaggacagttcttttgtagaaaaaaatacTGACCACGCATAGGGACCTCATGTTGATATGCCCTACTTATGAATGGTTCAACACTTTAACACTCCCAAAATGAatgaatttatttataaatgaagCATTATTGACACCACTTACTTTCATTAGAGAGGGCATCCTTGTAACCTATGCAATTTGTATTGCAATAGTAACGGATATCTCTCGCCTTGTCTCCATTTGATAATTCCTTGAATGGTTTGTTCCCTAAGACATTAGTCAGCCCGATTACAGGAGCCTTGCTTATGTGCTGATTTAAGGTAGACAGCATCGTGGAATTGACAGCCACTTGAAAGTAATCccaggctaaaaaaaaaagaagtatggaaaataaaaataaaaataagcaatttttttttttaaaccacagatttacaacaaACTTACAGTCTAATGAtggtgatagtagaaaacatcccttgaaatatttctgtctgaaatgtcatatttgatgagaaataaataaagcttatttcccatttggagtttatcgatAAGCATTTTACTCACACACAAAATTTGCATCattgcaatgcaaaatgtgtaatcagtttttcactattttcttctGACCCAGAttgccaatcgatctcaaactccTACAGGTTTGACGGTTTATGTGCATGTATATGGTgtattacatgaagtgcttttTAACTACGAACCGGGCAGAAAGTAGAAAATCGGttaggactactactttagcttataagaTCTTTAtaaactgcactaccgcggagtcagttctttaattggtctcaaagttTCGACAAGCATGCTTTAGTCATCCTCAGGAGATGTTATCATTATTGGTTACCTCCTTGTGTCATGTCTTACATTCATCTGTccttttgtctgtttgtctgtctgtttgatTGTCTTGTCTTTATCTGTTTTCTTATCAGTTTGGCTGTTTTTACAAGCTCATGATTACCAAAACGGCCCACTactcaatttatttatttatgtttactgCTATTCATgatatgttttgctttactccgtaatacatgtagctgtcaTTATTCTTTTATGatagtatggaaataaatgtattcttgaattgaaaaaaaacaataaaataaaatgattatTACTTATTTCATAAGATAAACAAATAATCTTGCTGACCTTTAGTGAGTGGTTGAGGTGACTTGAAGCTCATTGCGTGTTGattcctcttcttcttctgcaCAGTCAGCGAGGACCCTCGTAGAATCAACCCAGAACATTTTATCCAGTTGGAAAGATCATTCTGATGAGAGGAAATTAACAGTAGAAATATAATGTAAAATCAACATTAGGGgccaattattgttattacctTTATAATGATGCGACCATCTTAATTTGTTTCCCATTCAACTCAATGtaaaccaaaccgaggctggaaggcaaaaaatagtctggttccttgtTGTAACAGTGCATCAACGTTTGCTACTGTTATGGgacacagggaacatgaccaaaaaTGGTGGGCAGCATGCTGTTGTGTCATCTTACCTGGGAGAACGTGCTTGAAAGAGTAAGGCTAGGGCTCGGCCAGTTGACTCTGACTGCACACTGCTCACCGGAGAACCCAAGACTGGGAAACATGTCCGCACTCCCACCGGTCATTGGAGCCACACCAACCAGTTGACCATTCTTGATAAAATGTACTATCTTCAAGTTACGGTCAAAATATTCCACAAAGCAGCCAACTTCATCTCCTAGAAAAAATTTAAACAGGGTCAATAAACGAATAAATTTAACTAAAAGAAACTGAATGGAGTACggttttttgtaaaaaacacaaacatcacCACTGACTACTTTAAAACATTCCAAAATAGTACTTATAATATATCTTGTTGTAATTTATTATGACTTCGTTTCCTATGCAAATTCAGAATAAGTATTTGGAATTCCTCACAACTTTTAAGTTGTGAGGAATTCCCTTTAcggaccattcatttctgtacaATCACCATTTCTTGAAaaagtttcagaaaaaaattagaTGAAACAGAAATGTTGTTTGGTTTAAGAAACATAAGATACTATGTTAACGTTTAAAACACTGGAATATGACAATTCAGGacataagaagtaactataaaaaaaatatagtaaATTTGCGGGTTCGACTGTGTAtcttttgtggaagtgtcggCTCTGAAACGAGCCGGtcggtgtggtctcgacatcttgacatttcaaacagtttaCTCTGATTATCTTTAGTATCATCTTTGACCTTTTTGGTGATTGGAAGTAGGTCAAATTTCGCAGCAGTGTTTGCAGCTGTTATGGGCATCTTAGTATAGTCATTCCCGACCGCGATGGTCTCTAAACAGTTCTAAAAGGCACTATACCCCTTTGACTTTTGACTTAttcagctctccatttctcgttatcaagtaaaacaatttgctaacaaatatttttagtaatattaccaatagtgtcgtgTGCCTGTAAAGATCTGCCAAAACTGACGACCATAATCCACATCAAAAAGACATCTTTTAACAGAAAAGATTAAAAAGTGCGAAGCACTACAACAAGTTTCTTGACAGTGTTACCTTTGACGTATTTTTCCGTACTGTGTTTTTCCTCGCCGTTTGAGATTTTTCCTGATGAAGAGAAGCCAACAGTGTCGACTAGATCACCGGGAAGTTCGCCGACACTCTGCTTGTCACGAGTTATACCAATAGAAACCTTACCCTTTGGATCtaagagataataataataataataataataataataataataataataataataacaataattttaataataacaataataataatccattCCGAaaacactggggaaacatcttcTGCAGAAGGCGGCGCTTTTAGGAATAGTGAGGATTCTGAGAAAGATCCTCGAGATCTAAGGCTATGGGATGTAGCCCGACTCGatgagttaccggcacaaatgaaaatatgatctttcttttgcatgctgtgataagatgaaaaaataataataattattagaagACACGACAAGTTGGCAtagggatctgtgtaagaaatGGGGTGTCCAAGTGACTGCAAAATGgaacgaccatgttccggagaggtacgtgagcatgaaataagcccaaagtggcgaCGTCACCCAGACACAACACAATTTGTGGACGTTCACGTTCATATATTTCCTTGCGTAACTTGCAGCTTAACCTTGCTAATATCTCACCATCTTCAGTGACTGTGATGGTGAAGTAACGCTGTTCTGGAGTCATCATTTTCAACAGCTGCAGAAGCTGCTTAGACGAACCTGACTTTGTTGGCCTGATCACATCGCCCGATGGTACTTCCAGTAACTCACTGAAGCGAAAATCACCAGACGTTGTTCCGTCCTTAAAAGTTGGACCGGTGGATCGGTTGATTTCCGCtgggggagaaaaaaaacagacaaactaCATGGTTATGATGTTATAATTCTACCCCTTGTGAAAATAATGCTCTGGTcctttacatgtatgtcaggTAGATTATTCTAGACATGAAAGGGACACACATTGCCTATTACGGCATGAGCTAACACTGCATGCCAACTTGAAGagtcaaaatggccgaccgtgttagtttgtaaAGTAATTTAAGGAAAACCACGAGGCATtattgtgtgaatcattatattctacttttaaaacatcttcctaaCCATTATGCATATTATAACTGGTTACAAACGAgattttcatagaccaactcgcccgatcaaAGGCAAAGTGTCCCTTTAAGCTTGTCAAACTGATATTTCTTGACACttttaatcaaacaaaataaaaatgaaacactTTGAGTTTCACAACTCTCTGATGTAAGTTTCATTTACCACTGCTAAAGCCAAGCCCAAAGCCTTGAAATTTCTTTGATTGCACTCGCCAGTCTTCTACATCAGGCAGGGGAGGTGCTGAACATTGTGTGTTCATCTTCACGATACAACCTGGCAACAAGAACACACACAAAAGTGGGTTACAAAAATGGGTAAAAGGAATCTCATGAAGCCACTAGTGATACTTTGAAAACGCCACTGAAAAATATGCGAGTTTGTTCTCAATTTTTCCTTTTTATATTTGAATTGGTGAAATAAACATCTTTGCTGAAAGGGTAAAAAGGAGTCACCAGGTGGAAGCAAAGAAGTCCAAGTCATTCCACCAACAATTATCCAGGTGATTGGTTTGAAAAAACAACTACAGAAAAAGTTGCCCGTTAAATTTAGCACATATCAAGACTTGccaaaccatttttaaaacaatctcTCTTTGGGATTTTACCACCGTAACCCTCATTTATTGTGACaaggaacaatttttttttattcgccCGGCGGACTAGTAAAGAAAGTATGACTCGTCTGCCGCTTTAAAAGTTAATTTTGCCAAAGTCGATAACTTTTAAAAGTctgaattgaaaacaaaagacCTTTTTTTTCCGAAGTCGGAAAAGACAGAAATCTACCAAAAGGTAgaagaatctcatccctgaccGTTGCATCTTACCTTGGAATGCTAGACCAATAGTTGGATAGAAACCACCCATGGGTTGGGATATGGCGTGATGGTGGACCACCTTTCCGTTCTTAGTGAAGTAGATGATGACCTTCACTGACTTTCTCTTGTCTGCTTCGTTGGGGTTACTGAATACAAGTCCACATCCCATGACATCACCAGTACCACATTTGCAGTTGTCTCCCAATGGAGTTGCTGGATTTGGAGTTACCAAGAAAAgggagttaaagacactggagacgtttgataattactaaaaacgtatattagtataaaaaattacttggttatgagcaacgtatagcagttgatagtataacacagtGTGAGAAACTACTCCCTCCGAAtcaatgcagtttttgagaaaggggtaatttctaactcaaatatttCAATGTtctgaaaaatttgttttaaaagcttttAATATAAGGAGCCATTTTATCAGCTTGTTTCAGCCGACCAAAAGTAGATGCCAGAAatcaacaataattttgttcCACATGATCTATACATTCACatagattaaagggaaggtacacgcttggtaattgtcaaagaccagtcttcgcagttggtgtatcccaacataagcataaaataacaagcctgtgaaaatgtgagctcatttggtcatcagagttgcgagaaaatgatgacagaaaaaacacccttgttggacgaatttgagtgctttcagataggaataaaagacttctagctagaagtcttgcattattttagtgagaaattacctttttctcaaaatctatgctacttcaatgttttataccatcaacagctctctaatgctcgttacagggtcagtttttaagttaatatttgttttgagtaattacctaacgtgtaccttccctttaaactgagagcaaataatgaaaatataaattgataaaCTAGAAGTTGCTGTACCATTGATAGGGTGTTCATAGTAAATAGTTCCATCTGCTGCACTGTAGCCAATAGCTTCCATCATAGTACCAGGGAGTTTACCGTCATCAAGGAGAGCTGATGTCACTCCAATGACAGGTCCAATTACAGTATCCTCCTCCATCGCAACAATAGTCATTTCCAAGTACTGCTCTGCACCTGTGccaacaaataaaacaccaaaatagaaattatgttcattttatttcacccataccatagagttatatataagaactagagggcgcactggcctatatacgcgctccggcatgcgcgcaggcggccattttctaagttgaacaaacagcatcgtgtgagcgttcaataaaaaaaactaaaacgtgtatttcatattcaacgcgcgtgcagaaggacgcgcttgtcatcctgcggtcccgtggcgtttgtgcacgaagcattgAGCACTcatgcgccctctagttcttatatataactctatgacccAGACACACTGAtgtgaatactcagtactttctcccgagttatgtgaaaaaaatcacaggcatataatactcgggcgggattcgaacccatgactttTGCAATTCGAaacctatgttttagcagcgggtattgcaacgatttaatagatgttaaatttgcatcgaggacaaagaatattaattttggttttacccatatacaccgatgagtgttagcactgtatactcagtactgaGAAATTACTGACAAGGTTCAGAATCAGCCACGTTAAaggtaaaggcactggactcctttgataattgtcaaagatcagtattctcactttgtgtatcccaacatttgcataaaataacaaatccggTGTAAAATTTGGAcacagttggtcatcgaagttgcaggagaataatgacaggaaaaaacacccttttttacaaatttatatgctttcagatgcctcttcaagcctgaagtcttttaatatttgagtgagaaattttctctttctcaaaaactatgttacttcagaagggggggttgtttctcacaatgttttatactatcaacagctctccattgctcgttaccaagtaagtttttatgctatcagtaattacattttgagtaataaccaacagtgtccagtgcttattctatttttttattatttttttatatatatattttttttggggggggggggtaccaatacaccaatgtgtgttagcaatgtatactcagtactttcccgagttctgtgaacaaaatcacaggcatataatactcgggtgggatttgaacccatgacctttgcaattctagagcagtgtcctacCAACTAGACCAGTGCCTAATGCAATGGTGTGTCACTTGATCAAGGCTGTAATAATTGCATTTACTTGTATGGAAGGGATACGGTGCTTGGATAGCAGCTATCTCTGATGATGTCCGTAGGCTGACCAGGTTGTCATCTGTGGTTACTGTATCTGGCATGTTCCAGTCCGACACATTATCCTgcagggaaaacaaaatcacaaaaacaatctgaataaataggaataaataaaatgaaaagtgACAAGTGAATATGAACAACAATCCCAAATAGGAATTATACAAAATCTAATATTCAAATTCTGGGGAATACAAACTAACATATTTTTCTATAGGCACAGTACTTcatagtgaaatgtttctcaaaatgcattgtaCCAGCCAAAAGctgcttttaatttttaaatttttattgacattaattttcagaTTCATTTACAGAcccattaaacttacactttaAATAATTTCAACTTGAATATACCCGTGAGTTATCTATGTATGTTTTTTATgtgcaattaaatgttttatCACTTTATATATATGCAATCTCCCATGTGCAAATAATCTTGAGAAATTATTAATGAATGTTGAAACTAATTGTCTTTATTccttttgtacatgtacgtacatctGGAGAAGAAACAAATGTCAAGCCTTTGAGTTGCATGACAAATGAACAAGATAAGCCTTGAATAATCAAATAGAAGTGTATTCAAGAAAActgcaagaagaaaaaaaaaataaggacAAAAATAACATCTCGGAATAGATTTATGGGTAATACTAACATGTATTAGGGTTAAGATATTCAAAATTTAAGAACCTGTGAACAACTTGGCGGTGAGGAGCTCAGCCagtctacatgtagttctacCGTCCCCCACCACACATTGATGGTAGGGAATAGAAACTCAGGTTTCAGTGATAACCAACGCCGCTGAACCAACTTGTCATTCTTATAGATACACACCAGGGATTTGGTTGGGGTAAAGTAGTCTATGCATAGACCTACGACGTCACCTGTTAAAGAGGTCAAAACAATGCACATCAGTGAAAc includes the following:
- the LOC117300133 gene encoding uncharacterized protein LOC117300133; translation: MALKISSSKVVQFSNENRILKVPDLAKEGNHVVFAQCDAQPLSPQNPYFRVKVVQQAKDAVVAIGLSNFTTDLDAEDIENDETDFSSRRSDAVAYFSDDGSVSSPASKGSKEFLPTFGQGDVVGLCIDYFTPTKSLVCIYKNDKLVQRRWLSLKPEFLFPTINVWWGTVELHVDWLSSSPPSCSQDNVSDWNMPDTVTTDDNLVSLRTSSEIAAIQAPYPFHTSAEQYLEMTIVAMEEDTVIGPVIGVTSALLDDGKLPGTMMEAIGYSAADGTIYYEHPINATPLGDNCKCGTGDVMGCGLVFSNPNEADKRKSVKVIIYFTKNGKVVHHHAISQPMGGFYPTIGLAFQGCIVKMNTQCSAPPLPDVEDWRVQSKKFQGFGLGFSSAEINRSTGPTFKDGTTSGDFRFSELLEVPSGDVIRPTKSGSSKQLLQLLKMMTPEQRYFTITVTEDDPKGKVSIGITRDKQSVGELPGDLVDTVGFSSSGKISNGEEKHSTEKYVKGDEVGCFVEYFDRNLKIVHFIKNGQLVGVAPMTGGSADMFPSLGFSGEQCAVRVNWPSPSLTLSSTFSQNDLSNWIKCSGLILRGSSLTVQKKKRNQHAMSFKSPQPLTKAWDYFQVAVNSTMLSTLNQHISKAPVIGLTNVLGNKPFKELSNGDKARDIRYYCNTNCIGYKDALSNEKSKLQILIESGDRLGFGIVYPPKKNQPDDRASQVVVVYCTIGDTLLYHRAMEQPAGGFYPIISLYKFGSEVQIDTNPQPFPLGDVSSWMAEAEQLRKDIIQAKKDEAGYHRMSTEERQENPASPAEERPQNHLNKYKILIYYDSARYNGATHIQAQLEEKGFVAILPPISTLEKEIMASIKTCDSLVCCMGPEISNSQLAGKVLDLAKESGKPILPCILTSVNWPPEGAAQEHFHMLTMDKIEMTQDFDWGVDQIAEKTLDLKGKGYNGKVIKVEIGEGAKKLYTDAQKGNQTTNKESDPNALKKAVIDADNRKATSFGNTPSSNSPPPVLVSDRPHSVTPRGKTDRVTSGRPRSQSASGGPQGGAGQASGLQKSKMCLIL